The proteins below are encoded in one region of Pirellulales bacterium:
- the csrA gene encoding carbon storage regulator CsrA translates to MLVLSRQRDESIMIGDNIVITVVDIRGDKVRLGISAPTEIPVHRQEVYEAIQRENLRASQLDPKDARNVGKPNNSPDSPLRG, encoded by the coding sequence GTGCTAGTCCTGTCGAGACAACGCGACGAGAGCATCATGATCGGCGACAATATCGTGATCACCGTCGTCGACATACGCGGCGATAAAGTCCGCCTGGGCATCAGCGCCCCGACCGAGATTCCCGTGCATCGCCAGGAGGTGTACGAGGCAATCCAGCGCGAGAACTTGCGCGCCAGCCAGCTCGATCCCAAAGACGCCCGGAACGTCGGAAAGCCGAATAATTCTCCC